The following nucleotide sequence is from Candidatus Polarisedimenticolia bacterium.
GAATGCCACGGCGCGGGGTACCGCGTGCTCGAGTCCCCGGACGGCCGGAGCAGCGCCGTCCCGTGCGCCTGCCGCCAGGGGGAGCGCGAGGGAAGCCTGATGGACCAGGCGCGCATCCCCCGGCGCTACCACCGCTGCGATTTCGAGAACTTCGACGGCATTTCCCCCTCGCACCGCTCGGCCAAGCAGAAAATCGAGAAGTACGCCCGCGAATACCCGGCCATGGAGTCGGGGCTGCTGCTCATGGGCCCGCCCGGGGTGGGGAAGACGCACCTCATGGTGGCGCTCATCCGCCACCTGATCCATCAAAAAGGGGTCGCCTGCCTGTTCTACGACTTCCAGGATCTCCTCAGGGAGATCCAGAATTCCTACAACCCCGACTCGAAGACTTCGGAGCTGGGGATT
It contains:
- a CDS encoding ATP-binding protein produces the protein MPAAAADCPECHGAGYRVLESPDGRSSAVPCACRQGEREGSLMDQARIPRRYHRCDFENFDGISPSHRSAKQKIEKYAREYPAMESGLLLMGPPGVGKTHLMVALIRHLIHQKGVACLFYDFQDLLREIQNSYNPDSKTSELGILQPLFAAEVLALDDLGARKPTIWVEETLTHIISTRYNDMKTTLFTTNYLDSPLRNDDSTLTDRIGERVRSRLHEMCRVVEISGKDYREHVRKADIRLRP